Genomic window (Leishmania braziliensis MHOM/BR/75/M2904 contig, possible fusion of chromosomes 20 and 34):
ATTGCGGAGCCCGTGGAGGGCGACATGTACAAGGTCGTGATGAACTCCTCGGCGAACGGCGCGCGGCCGACGTCGGACAAGTGGACGTTCCTGCAGGCGCGCGACATCTCGCTGATCCACAAGCTGGACGTTGGGAAGTACATTGTCGTGCCGCGCATCATGCCCTTGGATGACCCGATTGAGCCTGTACCGTACGTGCTGGGGATGATCTGCAACAAGGAGGTTGGCAACGGCGACGTAAGCGTGATGTTCAAGCGCCTGGACGCCGGCAACCGCGTGTTTGAGAACTTCCCGAAGTTCGAGCCGGAGCTgatggaggtggagcagccGGTACAGTACCAAAAGCGCGCGCCAGGGGAGGGCTTCCCGATGACGCAGATGGGGGAGGAGCTGCTGTAGTTGGGGGTGTTAGTAACTCActgagcaggaggagggctTCTGAAAAACGACTTGGTACGGCAAGAGAGTTCTGAGCGTTGTGAGTTGGGCAGCCGAGGAGTAGGCTAAAGGTATGGCCAGTGTTGTATTTTACAAAACTGTGAGGAAGACTGAACCGTGACGCTTGTGCGCTGAGTGGTAATGAGAGATGAGTGAGCAGAGTTGCATGCTTAAGCTTTTGTTGTGGGACTGGGGGAGAAGTGATGTTAAGCTGGGTGGTTCTCTCAGGAGAACGTGTCACCTCCTTTGCGGTATTAATGACGCCTTTCAACTGCTGCCCGCAACGCAGTCTTTGTTTTCGTGCAAAAATCCGTTTGGTTATGCTAGCGTGCCCCCTGTTGGCTACCTGTGCTTAGACAAACGTGCTGCTGACCTATTTTCGTTGGTGCTCTTCTTCGGACACAGGAGTAACTTCCCCTATTCTTTTCAAACTCGAGCTTActgctccttttttctttcggaTGAGAGGTGTGAGTGCCCTTTGTGATGCTCTGTCATCTCTGTGCCTTTCACTTGACGTCCGAGGTGTTTTCGGACGCGCACCTCACCATAGCGATTTGTCAAGACATTTTGTGCTTTAATTATTGGCAGCTGCCAATGGTGACGATGTCAGCAGagcttttctttgccttctttgtGCTCCTTGCACGAGGTTTGTAGCACCAAATGTGTGACCTTCATGAAGTTTGGGCCTTTTTTTGTGCCAATGATATATCGACCGGCGGCTCTTTCAGCGCTGTTTGTTTGCTCGATTTTATCTGCCTTTGTGTCTCGCAttcgctgtctctctcgaTGGCCGCTGGGTGGAGATCTCAGATGGAGCACCTGGCAGAGGGGTTGggcgtctttttttttcggttgAGGTCTCTCTATCTTTTTCACCATCGTACCTTTTTGGGTCTAAGACATATCAATTGGACATcgcttctttccttcttgtAAGTGCTGTCAATACCTTTCTGCATTTTCTTATTACCTGACAACAAGCCCACGATTATGTAGAGGCCGACTGGGCATTTTTCCCGTTTCTTGTTCTTTGATGCCTCGTGAGCGTGCGCCACGCAGGATGTCTTCgatttctcttttttctttcctctcatTCTTCTGCACCGCAATAAAAGTGACGGACTCGACTTTGCGAGAACAAAGGTCTTGCGATGAGTGCCTCACGCGAGCAAGCCCTTCTTTTCTGAATTCCTCCTcccaccgctgcctcccAAGCCTGCACCAATATCAAGGAAgtaaaaaaagaaaagggaatAGAGGCGCCGCTTTGAAGCCATACACCCACTCGATGTCCGCCAGCAcaccgcctcttctccctcgctttACTTCTacttttgtttttgttttacTATCTGtgttttattttttttttatgaGTATTTTTATCCCCCTTTCCCACCGACATCGTTACTCATTCACCGTGCGGTattcgtttctttttctttttatGCTTATGCTCGATTCCTTCCCTTCTGACCCTGATCTCTATTATGTGCACATATATGCGAATGACAAAGAGGAGGTTGCCAGCCATGCCGTGTTTCCTCTACCTCAAGGCGGAGCACTTTGCTCTGCCTCTAGCTCTTTGCTTGCCTTTACTGTCTTTCTCTTATGCATCTCAGTCGGATtcacctcttttcttcctttttttaAGTTCATTAGAGAACAGGGCATTCTCCTTGttcttctctgtctcccAAAATACGTTCCTGGCATGTATTTATACACGCGAAAATACTGATAcgttcccccctttccttccttccttcctcgcACTCTATGAGTATGAGCCGTGTGCAGAGCAGCCAAgtcgaaaaaaaagagcacacaTTGCTGAGGTGGCAATGTTGGCAAACGCGCATCGGATGTACAACGACGcgaagcaacaacaaaaaaacaCGACTGGGTCTCGGTGTCGTTGTGGGTCGTGGATCTCACAAAGTGCTCAGGATGATCTCTGATCGAGGGCGTTGAGCTCGCCCATCTTCCctttgggtgtgtgtctctgtccCGCACATTGGACAGTGCCTGCGCCTCAACACACCCAGTGGATgtttttgccttttctctaTCGCAGCCTCGCCCCCTCGCTGCTTTCCACACTCGTCCTTATCTCCTTCCGTGCATTTACTCTTTGTACTCCCCCATTCCTGTCTTCATGCCACTTCTTCCTCACTATTCGTGTAACCGTGTGGCGTCATATGGCAACGCCGTCTCTACCTTTCACCTCGTACATAACATCCATCGTTTTCGTGATCTGAACGCTGTTGTCTTTTTTGTCGTTGAACTAGAGGGCGTAGCTGCACTggtgtttttctctcctgtATCCCTTGTGCAGTTTCTTTTCACACGCAAAGAAGAGTTGTTCTCTTGTCTTCCTGTTTGCGCTTCTTGCGTTTCGGCATTTTTTTTGTTGCACACCAGCCCTCACAGCTGACTACCCTTCCTTAGCAAAAGGCCCTTGCTGCCGTGCGTGCTTGTCTGGGATTCATAGTTCCttgaagcagctgctgtgtTTCAAACAGTATTTTCTTCATCAAACCTTCTtatactttttttttccctttacATCTCATCATATTCCTTGTACATAGAAAAAATCACGATGTCGATGATTGCCAAGAGCGGCAAGGTGGACGAGTTCGACGAGGGCTCTGTCGTACAGAAAAAGTACGGGCCCAGGGACTACCGATACGGTGAGCCGGTGTACAAGGGAGATGCAACTCCGTGCTTTGACGACGGCCTTCTCTTCCGCATTGTggagaaaaacaacaaccGCTGGTCTTTTTACAACGACACGACCCACACGCAGATGAGGGTGGAGTTTGTGTTTGGCTGCAACTCCGCCCTGCGCGCACTTGAGAATACAAAGATGGAGAAGCTGGAGAACGGCTCCTACCGCGCCACCGTGACGGTGTACCCAATGGAGACGGAGCTGTTTGTTGAGGGCCAGACAAATGGCTTCACTAGCAACATTCGTGCTCTGCCGCTGTCCGAGGATTACCTCAAAGACATGGCTCGCCAAGACTACGAGTTCATCAAGCAGGAAACGGCGACTCTGTACAACGCCGTGGACAAGGCTGCCACGATTGATGACATGGTTCGCACGTGCGTGCAGAACAAAATCAAGTTTGTcgacttcttcttccccccgGAACAGAAATCGCTGCAGATCGGCTCTCTCATGAAGCTGAAGGTGCTACCCTGGGAGCGTCCGGGCATGTTCCTATCTGACGAGAACGCCCGGCAGGCGCGCCTGTTCCGCAACGGCGTGCACCCGTCCAACCTGGACGAGGGTGATTTGGGTGACTCGTGGC
Coding sequences:
- a CDS encoding putative calpain-like cysteine peptidase, with the translated sequence MSWKDVQKYFNGGGVCFTHQPGYDYRMNCVFTDGVPSAVLEIEVQSPAWFTFVISQDDRRCQVNASEYKPVMISIAEPVEGDMYKVVMNSSANGARPTSDKWTFLQARDISLIHKLDVGKYIVVPRIMPLDDPIEPVPYVLGMICNKEVGNGDVSVMFKRLDAGNRVFENFPKFEPELMEVEQPVQYQKRAPGEGFPMTQMGEELL